In a single window of the Gemmatimonadota bacterium genome:
- a CDS encoding sigma-70 family RNA polymerase sigma factor yields MSGPIAALFEEYHASLVRMLTRRTGDADRAEEIAQEVFARAVVAPPRNPRPWLFAVALNLLREEGRNRTTRDRRLVLYKAEQQAAAEAPDDILDRNDRIAAVRSALDTLTERDRDALLLKAEGFSYDDIAATLGLSRGAIGTTLSRARARLVEAYRAGKEQHDAAS; encoded by the coding sequence GTGAGCGGACCGATCGCAGCACTCTTCGAGGAGTACCACGCGTCGCTCGTGCGGATGTTGACCCGCCGCACGGGTGACGCCGATCGTGCCGAGGAGATTGCTCAGGAAGTCTTTGCGCGTGCCGTGGTGGCACCGCCGCGCAATCCGCGCCCCTGGCTCTTCGCTGTCGCGCTCAACCTCCTGCGCGAGGAAGGACGCAACCGCACGACTCGCGACCGGCGACTGGTGTTGTACAAGGCCGAGCAGCAAGCGGCCGCCGAAGCCCCGGACGACATTCTCGATCGCAATGACAGGATCGCGGCCGTACGCTCTGCGCTCGACACCCTGACCGAGCGCGATCGCGATGCCTTGCTGCTCAAGGCCGAAGGCTTCAGCTACGATGATATTGCCGCCACACTCGGGTTGTCGCGCGGCGCCATTGGTACCACACTCTCGCGTGCCCGCGCCCGGCTGGTCGAGGCGTATCGCGCAGGGAAGGAGCAGCACGATGCCGCATCTTGA
- a CDS encoding acyl-CoA desaturase yields the protein MTRGCPTFPVRDGNAFLQELRVSVDEYFAQKGISQKANAGMVFKTICLLTLTFGSYGLILSNTLSPLVMLGLCVTLGLGMAGVGFAIGHDAVHGAYSNNPKVNRVIGWSFDLMGGSSYLWRITHNVIHHTYTNIHGADEDLSVSPLLRLSPHAPRVWFQRWQAWYAIPLYAMTTLFWVFVKDYKYLSAKDLGPYADRKHDFKDLVGVGIGKVIYYGWTLLIPFLVIDLPWWQIVVGMLTVHAVAGIALGIVFQLAHVVEETMHPMPNEENAMPQSWVVHELATTANFGPTNRVLNWYVGGLNFQVEHHLFPKVCSIHYPALSPMVRELAAKHGLPYNSHPTMRGAIRSHLRTLRAYGRTDPVPASVPIQAAA from the coding sequence GTGACTCGAGGCTGCCCGACGTTCCCGGTACGTGATGGCAATGCATTCCTGCAGGAACTGCGCGTTTCGGTGGATGAGTATTTCGCCCAGAAGGGGATCTCCCAGAAGGCGAATGCCGGGATGGTCTTCAAGACCATCTGCCTGCTGACGCTCACCTTCGGTTCCTACGGATTGATTCTCAGTAACACGCTGTCGCCCCTGGTGATGCTCGGGCTCTGCGTGACCCTGGGACTCGGCATGGCCGGGGTCGGCTTCGCGATCGGTCACGACGCGGTCCACGGCGCCTATTCCAACAACCCGAAGGTCAACCGGGTGATTGGCTGGTCGTTCGACCTGATGGGTGGCAGCAGTTACCTCTGGCGCATCACCCACAACGTGATTCACCATACCTACACCAACATCCACGGTGCCGACGAGGATCTGTCGGTGTCACCGCTGTTGCGCCTCTCGCCTCACGCCCCGCGGGTCTGGTTCCAGCGTTGGCAGGCGTGGTACGCCATCCCGCTGTACGCGATGACGACGCTCTTCTGGGTCTTCGTGAAGGACTACAAGTACCTCTCGGCGAAGGACCTTGGGCCATACGCGGATCGCAAGCACGACTTCAAGGACCTGGTCGGCGTCGGCATCGGCAAGGTGATCTACTACGGTTGGACGTTGCTCATCCCCTTCCTGGTGATCGACCTCCCGTGGTGGCAAATCGTCGTCGGCATGCTGACCGTACACGCCGTGGCCGGCATTGCGCTGGGGATCGTCTTCCAGCTGGCACACGTGGTGGAAGAGACGATGCACCCGATGCCCAACGAAGAGAACGCGATGCCGCAGAGCTGGGTGGTGCACGAGCTGGCCACCACAGCCAACTTCGGCCCCACCAATCGGGTCCTCAACTGGTATGTGGGCGGCCTGAATTTCCAGGTCGAGCACCATCTCTTCCCGAAGGTCTGCAGCATCCACTATCCGGCGCTGAGCCCGATGGTGCGCGAACTGGCGGCGAAGCACGGGCTGCCGTACAACAGCCACCCGACGATGCGCGGGGCGATCCGCTCCCACCTGCGCACCCTCCGCGCCTATGGCCGGACTGATCCGGTTCCCGCCTCGGTCCCGATCCAGGCTGCTGCCTGA
- a CDS encoding low affinity iron permease family protein: protein MGVAPTAGALHYLLDPTSGVPMPRETSWFTHFTRGASRISGKPATFFTAVALIVLWAVTGPLFHFSDTWQLVINTTTTVITFLMVFVIQSTQNRDSEAMHVKLDELIRAIDVANNCMLDLEELEEQDLDEIRSEFQALAARARQALKDKALAEEEP, encoded by the coding sequence GTGGGGGTAGCCCCCACTGCCGGCGCGCTGCATTATCTGCTCGACCCCACTTCCGGAGTACCCATGCCACGCGAAACCAGCTGGTTTACCCACTTCACCCGTGGGGCCTCCCGGATTTCCGGAAAGCCAGCGACATTCTTCACCGCAGTCGCATTGATCGTGCTCTGGGCAGTGACGGGTCCGCTCTTTCACTTCAGCGACACCTGGCAGCTGGTGATCAACACCACGACCACGGTGATCACCTTCCTGATGGTGTTCGTGATCCAGAGCACGCAGAACCGCGATTCCGAGGCGATGCACGTCAAGCTCGACGAACTGATCCGCGCCATCGACGTCGCCAACAACTGCATGCTCGACCTCGAGGAGCTGGAGGAACAGGACCTCGATGAGATCCGATCGGAATTTCAGGCGCTGGCGGCGCGCGCGCGCCAGGCATTGAAGGACAAGGCCCTTGCCGAGGAGGAACCGTGA
- a CDS encoding co-chaperone GroES family protein: protein MDSIPKDLLVVGDRVLITPEDGEEQRTRVGLYLPATAIESQAVQTGLIVATGPGDPLPDPSAFDDEPWRVEEKTPRHRPLQARVGDHAIFFRKAAVEITFEEKRFLVVPQAAILVLVRDRIPLP from the coding sequence GTGGACTCGATCCCGAAGGACTTGCTTGTCGTCGGCGATCGGGTCCTGATCACACCGGAGGATGGCGAGGAGCAGCGCACTCGCGTCGGGCTCTACCTCCCGGCCACGGCCATCGAGTCGCAAGCGGTACAGACCGGGCTGATTGTCGCGACCGGACCCGGCGATCCGCTGCCCGACCCGTCGGCGTTTGATGATGAGCCCTGGCGCGTCGAGGAGAAGACTCCACGCCACCGCCCGCTGCAGGCGCGCGTCGGCGACCACGCGATCTTCTTCCGCAAGGCGGCAGTCGAGATCACCTTCGAGGAGAAGCGTTTCCTCGTGGTGCCCCAGGCCGCGATTCTCGTTCTCGTGCGAGATCGCATCCCGCTGCCGTGA
- a CDS encoding VIT domain-containing protein — MRCTPLAALLLAATPPALSAQGWIEIERPVGPTRNSPAITRVSSNVHVTVDGRVAKFEVEERFRNTGGGIAEGTYLYPLPGEAVFSDFSLFQGEKELKGEMMNAEQARTIYEGIVRRLKDPALLTLAGHGLIRAQVFPVQPGETRTVILRFTQLLARDGDALRLRYAAGDRGDAPVTVGIDVAREREFATTYSPSHPITQSRRDGTLHISVTPPVRGDIDLVLPFRRGLIGGTVLTHAEPGEDGFALLFLAPPAAEENAVVARDLTFVVDISGSMSGEKMEQAKRAVHQALRGLRTGDRFRVIAFSSAVRQFREGFTAVTSASLREANGFVDALNPNGGTNLEGAIDAALAVRADPERMALVFLLTDGIPSVGEQAPDRIAAGASAHIGRTRIFTVGVGQDVNTYLLDRLAVEGRGSATYVAPGADVGDAVGGVMTRMSHPALVDLRIVDAPVRFLDEAPAVLPDLFYGEELVVLARYRGEGNGPVVIEGTRNGRRERFTVTGEFTRHNAGNDYIAPLWAARRIGELSRQLRLEGSSPRLIAQIRDLGLRYGILTEYTSYLVQEPGTLASAPPAPAVGGAMAAREMTGQRAFDAAKASASMSGSNTLAAANRAVEARMDQVTSKQLVDGRSVDEIPGQLRRAGGRIFSLRNGVWTDAGARDSLKVISVAPFSRAYFDLVAARPALAEALGVGTPLLLGGSRASLKVADGGVSEWAPGALERFLREFEGR; from the coding sequence ATGCGTTGCACTCCACTGGCGGCCCTGTTGCTGGCTGCTACCCCGCCTGCCCTCTCCGCTCAGGGCTGGATCGAGATCGAACGACCCGTTGGCCCGACCCGGAATTCTCCGGCCATCACACGGGTGAGTTCCAACGTGCACGTCACCGTCGACGGCCGCGTCGCGAAGTTCGAAGTCGAGGAGCGCTTCCGCAACACGGGCGGCGGCATCGCCGAAGGGACCTACCTCTATCCCCTGCCCGGTGAAGCAGTCTTCAGCGATTTCTCCCTCTTTCAAGGCGAGAAGGAACTCAAGGGCGAGATGATGAACGCCGAGCAGGCGCGCACCATCTATGAAGGGATCGTGCGGCGCCTCAAGGATCCTGCCCTGCTCACGCTCGCGGGCCACGGACTCATTCGCGCGCAGGTCTTCCCGGTGCAGCCTGGGGAAACCCGCACTGTGATTCTCCGTTTCACCCAGCTGCTAGCCCGCGATGGCGATGCCCTGCGGCTGCGCTATGCGGCGGGTGATCGCGGTGATGCGCCGGTGACCGTCGGAATCGATGTGGCGCGCGAACGCGAATTCGCAACGACGTACTCGCCGAGCCATCCGATCACCCAGTCGCGCCGCGACGGCACGCTGCACATCAGCGTGACCCCGCCGGTGCGTGGCGACATCGACCTGGTCCTTCCGTTCCGTCGCGGCCTCATCGGTGGCACCGTCCTCACCCATGCGGAACCCGGCGAAGATGGTTTCGCGCTGCTCTTCCTCGCGCCGCCAGCCGCCGAAGAAAACGCCGTGGTGGCACGTGACCTCACATTCGTCGTCGATATCTCCGGTTCGATGAGTGGTGAAAAAATGGAGCAGGCAAAGCGCGCAGTGCATCAGGCATTGCGTGGCCTGCGCACCGGTGACCGCTTCCGCGTCATCGCCTTCAGCAGCGCCGTGCGTCAGTTTCGCGAAGGTTTCACCGCCGTGACTTCGGCCTCCCTGCGCGAGGCCAACGGCTTCGTCGACGCGCTCAACCCCAATGGTGGCACCAATCTCGAAGGCGCCATCGATGCGGCCCTCGCCGTTCGTGCCGACCCCGAGCGGATGGCGTTGGTCTTCCTGCTCACCGATGGTATTCCGTCCGTCGGCGAGCAAGCCCCGGATCGCATCGCGGCGGGCGCCTCGGCACATATCGGCCGCACGCGCATCTTCACCGTGGGTGTGGGGCAAGATGTCAACACCTATCTGCTCGATCGCCTCGCCGTTGAGGGGCGCGGCAGTGCCACCTACGTCGCGCCCGGCGCCGACGTGGGTGACGCCGTCGGCGGCGTGATGACCCGGATGTCGCACCCGGCGCTGGTCGACCTGCGCATCGTCGATGCCCCGGTACGCTTTCTCGATGAAGCTCCCGCAGTCCTTCCTGATCTCTTCTACGGTGAGGAGCTGGTAGTGCTTGCGCGTTACCGCGGCGAAGGGAATGGCCCGGTGGTCATCGAAGGGACCCGCAACGGTCGTCGTGAACGCTTCACCGTCACGGGCGAGTTCACGCGCCACAATGCCGGTAACGACTACATCGCACCACTCTGGGCCGCACGGCGCATCGGAGAATTGAGCCGCCAGCTTCGCCTCGAAGGGTCAAGCCCACGGCTCATCGCCCAGATCCGTGACCTCGGCCTGCGCTACGGCATCCTCACCGAATACACCTCGTATCTGGTGCAGGAGCCAGGCACCCTCGCGAGCGCGCCGCCGGCACCGGCCGTGGGTGGCGCGATGGCCGCGCGCGAGATGACCGGACAGCGCGCGTTCGATGCGGCGAAAGCCAGCGCCAGCATGTCGGGAAGCAACACCCTCGCGGCCGCGAATCGCGCCGTCGAAGCACGGATGGACCAGGTTACCTCGAAGCAGTTGGTCGATGGCCGCAGTGTGGACGAAATCCCGGGTCAGCTGCGACGCGCGGGCGGACGGATCTTCTCGCTTCGCAATGGCGTCTGGACCGACGCCGGCGCTCGCGACTCGCTCAAAGTGATCAGCGTCGCACCCTTCAGCCGCGCCTACTTCGATCTCGTCGCCGCTCGGCCAGCACTCGCCGAGGCCCTGGGAGTCGGCACGCCGTTGCTATTGGGCGGTAGTCGGGCGAGCCTCAAGGTGGCCGATGGCGGCGTGAGCGAGTGGGCACCAGGCGCACTCGAGCGTTTCCTCCGGGAATTCGAGGGCAGGTGA
- a CDS encoding FKBP-type peptidyl-prolyl cis-trans isomerase, with the protein MRLARGFPLVGLLLCVLGPERGAAQQLQLRTLSPVASYQLAPALGVPEDSLHTAGRGIWYHDVQLGDGVPLAAGDAISVHFVGFLADGTQFTATDRKPFHFQLGADQVIAGWEDGLTGMRVGGRRQLIVPPELGYGAKGKGTIPPNAVLVFDITVVDAIHPEKR; encoded by the coding sequence GTGCGTCTGGCACGAGGGTTCCCTCTGGTCGGCCTCCTGCTGTGCGTCCTCGGGCCAGAGCGGGGGGCCGCACAGCAATTGCAGCTCCGCACGCTGTCGCCCGTCGCGAGTTACCAGCTCGCGCCCGCGCTCGGTGTTCCCGAAGATTCCCTGCACACCGCCGGTCGGGGCATCTGGTATCATGACGTGCAGCTCGGCGACGGTGTGCCGCTCGCAGCGGGCGATGCGATCAGCGTACACTTCGTCGGATTTCTGGCGGATGGTACCCAGTTCACCGCGACCGATCGCAAGCCTTTCCATTTTCAGCTCGGTGCCGACCAGGTCATCGCCGGATGGGAAGACGGGCTGACCGGAATGCGTGTGGGTGGTCGGCGACAGCTGATTGTACCGCCCGAACTCGGCTACGGCGCCAAGGGGAAAGGAACGATCCCGCCGAATGCCGTCCTCGTGTTCGATATCACTGTGGTTGATGCGATTCACCCGGAGAAACGCTGA
- a CDS encoding M28 family peptidase translates to MSIARRSAHSLALLLVPAVLVAQAPLNKYGYPEKHTPKPTTAAISAADLMTRLYIFADDSMEGRQVGRVGNMKGTNYIAGELKRLKIEPAGENGGYFQTLPYIQRKFTEQSTLTVDGKALRFNADFVPVPGAVAPKSVSGATVIYGGVAGDTTKQITAAEAAGKFVILSPAVRPAGAPAGGPGGGRGNFGGGGPAAGRFAGAVAVATIDLDALSLTARAAINNPAATMARATPGARPGGSDIVVNKNGQVGVVRGGALVSGVLPAGQTAGGVQAYADSIARADSIARAARPAGAAGGRGQGGFNGGAPANTGAPAASFRITSAAAASLLGKSVDGLAPGTTGGSASASLNYTETSTNYGRNVVAVIRGSDPKLRGEYVAIGGHNDHIGYRAVAVDHDSARAAASMRLKMQMSTGDLLALTPEQAASVKVNVDSLRKIRPARADSINNGADDDGSGSMGVLEIAEAISKMPVKPKRSILFVWHTGEEAGLVGSSYFASNPTVSIDSIVTQINIDMIGRGRAEDVIGGGDNYVGVLGANRLSGDLGRIMAEVNAKRTKPIGLDSRFDDPTLGTPVNGVVHWPGYNNIYGRSDHANYSNKCVPIVFFFTGLHGDYHQITDEAQYIDYPHYARITSFIKDLAVAVGNAPVRPALDNACVRR, encoded by the coding sequence GTGTCCATTGCACGTCGGTCGGCGCATTCCCTTGCGCTGCTGCTCGTCCCGGCCGTTCTGGTGGCCCAGGCGCCGCTCAACAAGTACGGCTATCCCGAGAAGCACACTCCCAAGCCCACGACGGCCGCGATCAGTGCCGCCGACCTGATGACGCGACTCTACATCTTTGCCGACGACTCGATGGAAGGGCGACAGGTCGGGCGCGTAGGCAACATGAAGGGGACCAACTACATCGCGGGTGAGCTCAAGCGGCTCAAGATCGAGCCCGCTGGCGAGAACGGTGGCTACTTCCAGACGCTGCCCTACATCCAGCGCAAGTTCACCGAGCAGTCGACGCTGACGGTCGATGGCAAGGCGCTCCGCTTCAACGCCGACTTCGTGCCGGTGCCGGGTGCAGTTGCACCAAAGTCGGTTTCGGGTGCGACGGTGATCTACGGTGGTGTTGCCGGCGATACGACGAAGCAGATCACGGCGGCAGAGGCGGCAGGCAAGTTCGTGATTCTCTCGCCAGCGGTGCGACCGGCCGGAGCGCCTGCTGGAGGCCCTGGAGGCGGTCGCGGCAACTTCGGCGGTGGCGGGCCTGCTGCCGGGCGATTCGCCGGGGCGGTGGCCGTGGCGACGATCGATCTTGATGCGCTCTCGTTGACGGCCCGTGCTGCAATCAACAACCCCGCGGCGACGATGGCGCGTGCCACGCCGGGTGCGCGCCCTGGTGGCAGTGATATCGTCGTGAACAAGAACGGCCAGGTCGGCGTGGTGCGCGGTGGCGCGCTGGTGTCGGGTGTGCTGCCCGCGGGCCAGACGGCGGGTGGGGTGCAGGCGTATGCCGATTCGATCGCGCGGGCCGACTCGATTGCACGTGCGGCGCGTCCAGCTGGTGCAGCGGGTGGACGCGGACAGGGTGGCTTCAATGGTGGCGCGCCGGCAAATACCGGCGCACCGGCTGCCTCGTTCCGGATCACCAGCGCCGCTGCGGCATCGCTGCTCGGCAAGAGCGTTGACGGGCTCGCGCCCGGCACCACCGGTGGTTCTGCATCCGCCTCGTTGAATTACACCGAGACGTCGACCAACTACGGCCGCAACGTCGTGGCCGTGATTCGTGGCAGCGATCCGAAGCTGCGCGGCGAGTACGTCGCGATCGGTGGCCACAACGACCATATCGGCTACCGCGCCGTGGCGGTGGATCACGACTCGGCTCGCGCCGCCGCGAGCATGCGGCTCAAGATGCAGATGTCGACCGGCGACCTGCTGGCGCTGACGCCGGAGCAGGCGGCATCGGTCAAGGTGAATGTCGATTCGCTCCGGAAGATTCGCCCGGCACGTGCTGACTCGATCAATAACGGCGCCGATGATGACGGCTCCGGCTCGATGGGCGTCCTTGAAATCGCCGAGGCGATCTCGAAGATGCCGGTGAAGCCGAAGCGCTCGATTCTCTTTGTGTGGCACACCGGCGAAGAGGCCGGCCTGGTCGGTTCGTCGTACTTCGCGTCGAATCCGACGGTGTCGATCGACTCGATCGTGACCCAGATCAACATCGACATGATCGGCCGCGGCCGGGCCGAAGATGTCATTGGCGGCGGCGATAACTACGTCGGCGTGCTCGGTGCCAATCGCCTCTCCGGCGATCTCGGGCGGATCATGGCCGAGGTGAATGCCAAGCGGACCAAGCCGATCGGCCTCGACAGCCGTTTCGATGACCCGACGCTGGGGACGCCTGTGAACGGTGTGGTGCACTGGCCCGGCTACAACAACATCTACGGCCGCAGCGATCACGCGAACTATTCCAACAAGTGCGTGCCGATCGTCTTCTTCTTCACCGGCCTGCACGGCGACTATCACCAGATTACCGATGAAGCGCAGTACATCGACTATCCGCACTATGCGCGGATCACCAGCTTCATCAAGGATCTTGCGGTGGCGGTCGGCAACGCCCCGGTGCGCCCGGCGCTCGACAATGCCTGCGTCCGGCGCTAG
- a CDS encoding radical SAM protein, giving the protein MTTPQSALPPGGSKAPPRTYAAWVELEQADQRGNRTTRFLSVPPKGILNAPAATGMIFWSINPYIGCEFGCTYCYARETHRWTVERAANRPGAPATAREAASLPAAKAFEQRILIKQGAAAVLAKTLTPERVGSLPIVIGTATDPYQPAERRFKLTRSLLELLRQHQGLHIGIITKSALIARDAALLAQLSERHRISVHISLASLDAPLLRQLEPRTPIPAARLRAMRILADAGVPVGLLLAPILPGLTDDREALHALLLAAKHAGASWAAGDPLRMGRATRHTLMPWLERERPALAVRYRQHYELRNGVRRDYADALKARLASILDEIDLPRAARDRTFNNRWSHTATEEQTDLWGAPR; this is encoded by the coding sequence GTGACAACCCCCCAGTCCGCGCTTCCCCCGGGTGGGAGCAAGGCACCGCCGCGCACCTATGCGGCGTGGGTCGAACTCGAGCAGGCCGATCAGCGGGGCAACCGCACCACGCGTTTCCTCTCGGTGCCACCGAAAGGGATCCTCAATGCCCCCGCAGCGACCGGGATGATCTTCTGGTCGATCAACCCCTACATCGGCTGCGAGTTCGGTTGCACCTACTGCTATGCCCGAGAAACCCACCGCTGGACCGTGGAGCGCGCGGCCAACCGGCCAGGTGCACCGGCGACTGCTCGTGAGGCTGCCTCGCTTCCGGCCGCCAAGGCATTCGAGCAGCGCATTCTCATCAAGCAGGGCGCCGCGGCTGTGCTCGCGAAGACACTCACCCCCGAACGCGTCGGATCGCTCCCGATCGTGATCGGCACCGCGACCGATCCGTACCAGCCAGCCGAACGGCGCTTCAAGCTCACCCGGTCGTTGCTCGAGTTGTTGCGTCAGCATCAGGGGCTGCACATCGGCATCATTACCAAGTCGGCGCTGATTGCGCGCGACGCCGCGCTGCTCGCGCAACTGAGCGAGCGTCATCGCATCTCGGTGCACATCTCGCTCGCCTCACTCGACGCACCGCTGCTCCGTCAACTCGAACCGCGCACGCCGATTCCCGCGGCCCGGCTTCGCGCCATGCGAATTCTTGCCGATGCCGGCGTGCCGGTCGGACTTTTGCTCGCCCCGATCCTCCCCGGCCTCACCGATGATCGCGAAGCCCTGCACGCCCTCCTCCTCGCTGCGAAGCACGCCGGGGCGTCGTGGGCTGCAGGCGATCCGCTGCGAATGGGTCGTGCCACCCGGCATACCCTGATGCCCTGGCTCGAACGGGAGCGCCCCGCCCTCGCGGTGCGCTATCGCCAGCACTACGAGCTGCGAAACGGCGTGCGTCGCGACTACGCCGACGCACTCAAGGCTCGGCTTGCGAGCATCCTCGACGAGATCGACCTGCCGCGCGCGGCCCGTGATCGCACCTTCAACAACCGATGGTCGCACACCGCGACCGAGGAGCAGACGGATCTGTGGGGCGCACCCCGCTGA
- a CDS encoding DUF3465 domain-containing protein yields the protein MALSARQARRALVVIILVTSFWWVQRGVRSVDRRQPVGPAAAPATPAPSRPQTAPAPNAGNAALIDAVHQQRSHVELFAIGRVARLLPDDNEGSRHQKFLLRIAPDLTVLLVYNLDLARRVPVAMGDSVTARGEYIWNEKGGLLHWTHKDPAGKHQPGWVDLKGTRYQ from the coding sequence ATGGCACTCTCCGCCCGGCAGGCTCGTCGCGCCCTCGTCGTCATCATCCTGGTCACCTCATTCTGGTGGGTGCAGCGTGGTGTCCGATCCGTTGATCGACGCCAACCGGTTGGTCCGGCAGCTGCGCCTGCCACACCCGCGCCGAGCCGACCCCAAACCGCGCCCGCGCCGAATGCCGGCAATGCGGCACTGATCGATGCCGTCCACCAGCAACGCTCCCACGTCGAGCTCTTCGCCATCGGTCGCGTCGCTCGCTTGCTCCCCGACGACAACGAAGGGAGTCGCCATCAGAAATTCCTGCTGCGCATCGCCCCTGACCTCACCGTGCTGTTGGTCTACAACCTCGACCTCGCGCGCAGAGTGCCAGTCGCCATGGGCGATTCGGTCACCGCTCGCGGCGAATACATCTGGAACGAGAAGGGCGGCCTGCTCCACTGGACCCACAAGGACCCCGCTGGCAAGCACCAACCAGGTTGGGTTGATCTGAAAGGGACCCGATACCAATAG
- a CDS encoding serine hydrolase: protein MLRCPAFATITLVLSAVSLTAQRPVSAPVVPRSLPKGFDAYVARVMARYKVPGVTIAVVQDGEVVLAKGYGVKTLGKPEPVTPRTAFAIASNSKAFTATALGLLVEDGKLKWDDKVIDYLPWFRLSNPYVSNEITVRDLLTHRSGLGLGAGDLLIWPSTDYNREELVRRLRFVPLSTSFRSSYAYDNVLYLVAGEVVKAASGMSWEEFVQRRILTPLGMRDASFLTGKKLLPTVATPHAEVGGKMQVVEASIGTNTNPAGGILASAEDMAKWLQVQLDSGKVAAGKPLFSPRVTRQLWQMVTPIPAGLPPAPLAPLKATFNGYALGFGVRDWRGQQLLTHTGGLAGFVSRVAMLPGQRFGVAVLTNAESDAARDAIAWRLIDHAVGEDFDWLTAFDAAAKLPGASDNLDPDKPTIAKSPDAKPSMPLARYAGKFEDPWYGGVTVTLEGAGLVMRFSHTPGMVGDMVPWGGETFVVRWRDRSLRADAFVNYQLAAGGSVAAVRMAAVSPAVDFSYDFQDLLLKPVGAP, encoded by the coding sequence ATGCTGCGCTGTCCTGCTTTCGCGACAATCACATTGGTACTGTCTGCCGTCTCGCTGACGGCACAACGACCGGTGTCGGCCCCCGTGGTGCCTCGCTCGCTTCCGAAGGGCTTCGACGCATACGTCGCAAGAGTGATGGCGCGATACAAGGTGCCGGGCGTTACGATCGCTGTGGTACAGGACGGCGAGGTTGTGCTTGCCAAGGGCTACGGCGTGAAAACCCTCGGCAAGCCGGAGCCAGTGACGCCGCGGACCGCGTTCGCCATCGCGTCGAACAGCAAGGCGTTCACGGCGACCGCGCTCGGCCTGCTGGTCGAGGATGGCAAGCTCAAGTGGGACGACAAGGTCATCGACTACCTGCCGTGGTTCAGGCTCTCGAATCCCTATGTCAGCAACGAAATCACCGTACGCGATCTGCTGACGCACCGCAGCGGCCTCGGTCTCGGTGCTGGCGATCTGCTCATCTGGCCGAGCACCGACTACAACCGTGAGGAGCTGGTACGGCGACTGCGGTTCGTGCCACTCAGCACTTCGTTCCGAAGCAGCTACGCCTACGACAACGTCCTCTATCTCGTCGCTGGCGAGGTTGTAAAGGCCGCCAGCGGAATGAGCTGGGAAGAGTTCGTGCAGCGCCGGATACTCACGCCGCTCGGGATGCGTGATGCGAGCTTCCTGACGGGAAAGAAGCTGCTTCCGACGGTGGCGACACCGCACGCGGAAGTTGGCGGAAAAATGCAGGTGGTCGAAGCGAGCATCGGGACGAACACCAATCCTGCAGGAGGCATTCTCGCGAGTGCCGAAGACATGGCGAAGTGGCTCCAGGTACAGCTCGACTCGGGCAAGGTGGCGGCCGGGAAGCCGCTCTTCTCGCCGCGGGTCACTCGCCAGCTCTGGCAGATGGTGACGCCGATTCCTGCTGGACTCCCGCCGGCACCCCTGGCCCCGCTCAAGGCGACGTTCAACGGCTATGCCCTCGGCTTCGGCGTGCGCGACTGGCGCGGACAGCAGCTGCTCACGCACACCGGCGGGCTCGCCGGCTTCGTCTCGCGAGTCGCGATGCTGCCGGGGCAGCGATTCGGAGTCGCGGTGCTCACGAACGCCGAGTCCGACGCGGCTCGCGATGCGATTGCGTGGCGCTTGATCGATCACGCGGTGGGTGAGGACTTCGACTGGCTCACGGCATTTGACGCGGCCGCAAAGTTGCCTGGCGCGAGCGACAACCTCGACCCGGACAAGCCGACCATTGCGAAGAGCCCCGATGCGAAGCCGTCGATGCCGCTCGCGCGGTACGCCGGGAAGTTCGAAGATCCCTGGTATGGCGGCGTGACCGTCACGCTGGAGGGTGCCGGCCTGGTGATGCGCTTCTCGCACACGCCGGGGATGGTCGGCGATATGGTGCCATGGGGCGGCGAGACCTTCGTGGTGCGGTGGCGTGACCGGAGCCTGCGTGCCGACGCCTTTGTGAATTATCAGCTGGCGGCGGGCGGGAGTGTGGCGGCGGTGCGAATGGCTGCCGTGTCACCGGCCGTGGATTTTTCCTATGACTTCCAGGACCTGCTGCTCAAGCCGGTGGGCGCGCCGTAA
- a CDS encoding DUF983 domain-containing protein: MNGLRALGRALRLRCPVCGKAPVMASWFKARRACSSCGFHFDRFESGYEVGSLAVNTAVTLVSLVVGIPAAIALSWPSPNYEAITIGTVIVAVLLPFVLFPWSKTLYLALDVSFRVPTDDDFTARPPA; the protein is encoded by the coding sequence GTGAACGGCCTCCGCGCCCTCGGCCGGGCCCTCCGGCTCCGCTGTCCGGTCTGCGGCAAGGCGCCGGTGATGGCATCGTGGTTCAAGGCCCGGCGCGCCTGCTCCAGCTGCGGCTTCCACTTCGATCGCTTCGAATCCGGCTACGAGGTCGGTTCCCTCGCCGTCAACACCGCCGTCACCCTGGTTTCGCTGGTGGTCGGCATCCCGGCTGCGATCGCACTCTCGTGGCCCTCACCGAACTACGAGGCGATCACCATCGGCACGGTCATCGTGGCCGTCCTCCTCCCCTTCGTGCTCTTCCCCTGGTCGAAGACGCTCTATCTCGCACTCGACGTCTCGTTTCGCGTGCCCACCGATGACGACTTTACGGCGCGCCCACCGGCTTGA